In the genome of Elusimicrobiota bacterium, one region contains:
- a CDS encoding aminotransferase class III-fold pyridoxal phosphate-dependent enzyme, whose translation MGDPSDLGRRAARVLFNQWAPPQAYRDGMPVMVAARGTRLTDERGRSYLDALSGLWCVPLGYGRPEVVASVRRQLETLSYAPLAWLAHRPAVELAERLLALAPPGLERVFFCSGGGEGVDASLKFARRYWRARNQPRRSVILYRTHAFHGSTYGAASVSSGAALREPYAPLLPDTVEVCEADSVGRMEEAVLSVGPERVAALIAEPMSAAGPVRVPPPGYWPALQEMLRRHGILLILDEVLTGVGRTGTWFAASRWDIRPDLMILGKGLSGGYAPLGAVLLSGRVAEALADAAVPGYTFGGHPAACAAALETLAIIDKEGLLANAAARGEELRALLSEAAAPYAWAAPVSGLGLLASLSLRLAPGQGAELMVRLREQGLLCVVEDEALCLAPPLCVSAEEIREVAAAVADGLRWLAGRAASSASPAG comes from the coding sequence ATGGGCGATCCCTCGGACCTCGGCCGACGAGCCGCGCGGGTGCTCTTCAACCAATGGGCGCCCCCGCAGGCGTACCGCGACGGCATGCCGGTCATGGTGGCGGCCCGCGGCACGCGCCTGACCGACGAGCGAGGCCGCAGCTACCTCGACGCGCTCTCCGGCCTCTGGTGCGTGCCTTTGGGCTACGGCCGGCCCGAGGTCGTGGCGAGCGTGCGCCGGCAATTGGAGACCCTCTCCTACGCACCGCTGGCCTGGCTGGCGCACCGGCCCGCAGTCGAGCTGGCGGAACGGCTGCTGGCCCTGGCGCCGCCGGGCCTGGAGCGAGTCTTCTTCTGCTCCGGCGGCGGCGAGGGCGTGGACGCCTCTCTCAAGTTCGCCCGCCGCTACTGGCGCGCCCGGAACCAACCCCGGCGCAGCGTCATCCTTTACCGCACACATGCCTTCCACGGCTCCACCTACGGCGCGGCCAGCGTCTCCAGCGGCGCGGCCCTGCGCGAACCCTACGCGCCCCTGCTGCCGGACACCGTGGAGGTCTGCGAGGCCGACTCCGTGGGCCGCATGGAGGAAGCCGTCCTCTCGGTCGGGCCGGAGCGCGTGGCCGCGCTCATAGCCGAGCCGATGAGCGCCGCCGGGCCGGTGCGCGTGCCGCCCCCGGGCTATTGGCCGGCCTTGCAGGAGATGCTGCGCCGGCATGGGATACTGCTCATCCTCGATGAGGTGCTCACCGGCGTCGGCCGCACCGGGACTTGGTTCGCGGCCTCCCGCTGGGACATCCGCCCGGACCTCATGATCCTGGGCAAGGGGCTCTCCGGCGGCTATGCCCCGCTGGGCGCGGTCCTGCTCTCCGGCCGGGTCGCCGAGGCGCTGGCGGACGCGGCCGTGCCGGGCTACACCTTCGGCGGCCACCCAGCCGCCTGCGCCGCGGCCCTGGAGACATTGGCCATCATCGATAAGGAAGGGCTCCTAGCCAACGCCGCCGCCCGAGGCGAGGAGTTGCGCGCCCTCCTGAGCGAGGCCGCCGCGCCTTACGCGTGGGCCGCTCCGGTCAGCGGCTTGGGGCTGCTGGCCTCGCTGAGCCTGCGCCTGGCTCCAGGACAGGGGGCGGAACTGATGGTGCGCCTGCGCGAGCAGGGGCTCTTGTGCGTGGTGGAAGACGAAGCCCTCTGCCTGGCCCCGCCCCTGTGCGTCAGCGCGGAGGAGATCCGCGAGGTCGCCGCAGCCGTGGCGGACGGCTTGCGCTGGCTTGCAGGGCGCGCTGCCTCCAGCGCCAGCCCCGCGGGTTGA
- a CDS encoding radical SAM protein, producing the protein MARASCLPGHPLVRPDQDRARRAASELLWKRLELPAGRATPAGPRLGTLYTGRPSPGCRNCLRGSSVSLRMTTRCTRECFFCFNPEPRRDGMSLDALPVRGISEAIRRIRLCGLRGAGISGGDPLLVLELTLRAIRRLRRAFGPGFYLHLYTNGDLATERTLRRLREAGLNGLRFNLEASGYRLDPVRRALELFSDVSVEIPVIPGRLRRLKALVLELDRAGVPNLILHELCYAGVNRARFSARGLRAKPCPAPVYISAKPVAGSEAAALELLRYAAARAKRLSVLLCSWTTQERLINPRGWRWRQRALQASASRPPRLRRPRGSPPR; encoded by the coding sequence ATGGCCAGAGCATCTTGCCTGCCGGGTCACCCGTTGGTCCGCCCCGACCAAGACCGGGCCCGGCGCGCCGCCTCCGAGCTCCTATGGAAGCGTCTCGAGCTGCCCGCGGGCCGCGCCACGCCGGCCGGCCCGCGGCTGGGGACCCTTTACACTGGCCGGCCTTCCCCCGGCTGCCGCAACTGCCTGCGGGGCAGCAGCGTCAGCCTGCGCATGACCACCCGCTGCACGCGCGAGTGCTTCTTCTGCTTCAACCCTGAGCCGCGGCGGGACGGCATGTCCTTGGACGCGCTGCCCGTGCGCGGGATCTCCGAGGCCATCCGCCGCATCCGTCTCTGCGGCCTGCGCGGAGCCGGGATATCGGGCGGCGACCCGCTGCTCGTCTTGGAGCTGACCTTGCGGGCGATCCGGCGCCTGCGCCGCGCTTTCGGGCCCGGCTTCTACCTGCACCTCTACACCAACGGAGACCTGGCCACGGAGAGGACGCTGCGGCGCCTGCGCGAGGCCGGGCTCAATGGGCTCCGGTTCAACCTCGAGGCTTCCGGCTATCGGCTGGACCCGGTCCGGCGGGCCCTGGAGCTGTTCTCGGACGTGAGCGTCGAGATCCCGGTCATCCCCGGCCGGCTGCGGCGGCTCAAGGCCTTGGTCCTGGAGCTGGACCGCGCCGGGGTGCCCAACCTCATCCTCCACGAGCTCTGCTACGCCGGGGTCAACCGCGCGCGATTCTCCGCCCGAGGGCTGAGGGCCAAGCCGTGCCCGGCTCCGGTCTATATCTCGGCCAAGCCCGTGGCGGGAAGCGAGGCGGCGGCCCTGGAGCTGCTGCGCTACGCCGCGGCGCGGGCCAAGCGGCTCTCCGTGCTCTTGTGCTCCTGGACGACCCAGGAGCGTCTCATCAACCCGCGGGGCTGGCGCTGGAGGCAGCGCGCCCTGCAAGCCAGCGCAAGCCGTCCGCCACGGCTGCGGCGACCTCGCGGATCTCCTCCGCGCTGA
- a CDS encoding sulfatase-like hydrolase/transferase — MGKPGNVVVVVVDGLRPDHLGLYGYGRRTSPWLDEQARRGVVCAQAVSQSNWTFPSFFSFLTSQDPTRNGVFHVNARLAPPVIPLAEGLRQSGYRTAAFVGGPYLDAQFGLDRGFEAYRAGKNMSFRDFKDILPLACDWLERRRGEKFFLLLHDNDLHPPFDIADALPEAVGHAFGQGGPLDALMPDYYFVRAYNRYPWESFWGPPPSPDYLARVDAIRNDPRELKHIVAHYDAQILAADRFLERLWKRLEALGLLEDTVVVLTSDHGMEWGERGLIATAFHEALWDSLVRVPLVFWHPSLRPGTLSGGVELIDLAPTLMDLLGLRCPSSFQGRSLAPLLGAADADRGPDDRPAFSAASTLQVRESLRLFSLRTGRWKLIYDAERGSVRLFDLREDPGELLDVSAQQAEVARGMLGALRRRAGLSGS, encoded by the coding sequence GTGGGCAAACCCGGCAACGTCGTCGTCGTGGTCGTCGACGGGCTGCGGCCCGACCACCTCGGGCTCTACGGCTATGGGCGCCGCACCAGCCCGTGGCTGGACGAGCAGGCCCGACGCGGGGTCGTCTGCGCGCAGGCCGTCAGCCAATCCAACTGGACCTTCCCCAGCTTCTTCTCCTTCCTGACCTCGCAGGACCCGACCCGCAACGGCGTCTTCCACGTCAACGCCCGGCTGGCCCCGCCGGTCATCCCCCTGGCCGAGGGTCTGCGGCAGTCGGGCTACCGCACCGCCGCATTCGTGGGAGGCCCCTACCTCGACGCGCAATTCGGGCTGGACCGAGGCTTCGAGGCGTATCGCGCCGGAAAGAACATGTCCTTCCGGGACTTCAAGGATATCCTGCCCCTGGCCTGCGACTGGCTGGAGCGCCGCCGCGGGGAGAAGTTCTTCCTGCTGCTCCACGACAATGACCTGCACCCCCCGTTCGACATCGCCGACGCCCTGCCCGAGGCCGTGGGGCACGCCTTCGGCCAGGGCGGCCCGCTAGACGCGCTGATGCCTGATTACTACTTCGTCCGCGCCTACAACCGCTACCCCTGGGAATCCTTCTGGGGGCCGCCTCCGTCCCCGGATTACCTCGCGCGGGTGGACGCCATACGCAACGACCCCCGGGAGCTGAAGCACATCGTGGCCCATTATGACGCGCAGATCCTGGCGGCCGACCGCTTCCTGGAGAGACTCTGGAAGAGGCTGGAAGCGCTCGGCCTGCTGGAGGACACCGTGGTCGTGCTGACCTCAGACCACGGCATGGAGTGGGGAGAGCGCGGGCTGATCGCCACCGCTTTCCACGAGGCCCTCTGGGACTCCTTGGTGCGCGTACCGCTGGTCTTCTGGCATCCCAGCCTCCGGCCCGGGACGCTCTCCGGCGGAGTGGAGCTCATCGACCTGGCCCCGACCCTCATGGACCTCCTTGGGCTGCGCTGTCCAAGCTCGTTCCAGGGCCGCAGCCTGGCGCCCCTGCTGGGCGCGGCTGACGCTGACAGGGGTCCGGATGACCGCCCGGCCTTCAGCGCGGCCAGCACGCTCCAGGTGCGGGAGAGCCTGCGCCTCTTCTCCCTGCGCACCGGCCGATGGAAGCTGATCTACGACGCGGAGCGGGGCAGCGTCAGGCTCTTCGACCTGCGCGAGGACCCGGGGGAACTGCTGGACGTCTCCGCGCAGCAAGCCGAGGTCGCGCGCGGCATGCTCGGCGCGCTGCGGCGGCGCGCCGGCCTTTCGGGCTCCTGA
- a CDS encoding amidohydrolase family protein → MGAILSAGAVPSAAATGSYDGPLIDAVVQWTRQMQIERRIKIEDIVGHLRRAQVDKAGIMVAVPAMGVDKAVVEQRTDALEELSAGGPKSLFFQGSPNYFQTAAKMAPESVELFIKETERKRYSFVGEILYRHADKLSGDGNPGGETHIDPLSPDSVSLIARVGGLRETIPIFIHWEFYRWDEDRPRFARLFRMFPKQIFIINHMGFGSPAEVKDILKEHDNVFFTISKKLTPFEYFADPAMKQGASILDEQKIVRAEWKELFVAHPTRFLFATDSHKHYMWDHYEEIVRAYRRFLSQLPEDVVHKIAHQNAEAVFGLKK, encoded by the coding sequence GTGGGGGCCATCCTGAGCGCCGGCGCGGTCCCGTCAGCGGCGGCGACGGGATCCTATGATGGACCGCTCATTGACGCTGTAGTCCAGTGGACCCGCCAGATGCAGATCGAAAGGCGGATAAAGATAGAAGACATCGTCGGGCATCTCCGCCGGGCGCAGGTTGACAAGGCGGGCATCATGGTCGCGGTTCCGGCCATGGGAGTGGACAAAGCCGTGGTCGAGCAGAGGACTGATGCGCTGGAGGAGCTTTCGGCGGGCGGGCCCAAGAGCCTTTTTTTCCAAGGGAGCCCGAATTATTTTCAGACCGCCGCAAAGATGGCCCCGGAGTCCGTGGAGCTGTTCATCAAGGAGACGGAGCGCAAGCGGTACTCCTTCGTCGGAGAGATCCTGTACCGGCATGCGGATAAACTAAGCGGAGACGGCAATCCGGGAGGCGAAACACATATCGACCCGCTCTCTCCCGATTCCGTGAGCTTGATCGCGCGTGTCGGCGGGCTGAGAGAGACGATCCCCATATTCATCCATTGGGAATTCTATCGCTGGGACGAGGACCGTCCCAGGTTCGCCCGGCTGTTCCGGATGTTCCCAAAACAGATCTTCATCATCAACCACATGGGCTTCGGGAGTCCGGCAGAGGTCAAGGACATCCTGAAGGAGCATGACAATGTCTTCTTCACGATCTCCAAGAAATTGACCCCTTTCGAATATTTCGCGGATCCGGCGATGAAGCAGGGAGCCTCCATCCTGGATGAGCAGAAGATTGTGCGAGCGGAATGGAAAGAGCTCTTCGTGGCTCATCCAACGCGATTCTTGTTCGCAACCGATTCGCATAAGCATTATATGTGGGACCATTATGAAGAGATCGTGCGGGCGTATCGCCGGTTCCTCTCCCAGCTCCCGGAAGATGTGGTGCACAAGATCGCGCACCAGAACGCCGAGGCGGTCTTTGGATTGAAAAAATAG
- a CDS encoding RnfABCDGE type electron transport complex subunit D: protein MKLVSGFTKGLVVHAFSQVTYIIISFSFFVLKRPPYWWLTLVAVNAFYYGLHLHFIRKKTKVYTLWPVVGIGISNSVFINLEGHNLWVYLLAGFIGVTAMTIFSDNRQRHPSDRRGKHAFNPSALGILAVIMLFPSAASTGTWAELPWLQALILLLGTTTVLVNRRWCLSYSYLLGFALCSVPYWALCRFGGLADAHDLSVLFWPSVMTAPSTLIWAFHVISDPVTSPDGKKGQVWFGLATGAVDFVLRGVLHSMQADVIAYIFVQAVYWYWTQRAVAAPEAQLVAAPSLGRA, encoded by the coding sequence ATGAAGCTGGTCTCTGGATTCACGAAGGGCTTGGTGGTCCATGCCTTCTCCCAAGTCACCTATATCATCATCTCCTTCTCCTTCTTCGTCCTGAAGCGCCCTCCCTACTGGTGGTTGACCTTGGTCGCCGTCAACGCGTTCTACTATGGCCTGCATCTGCATTTCATCCGCAAGAAGACGAAAGTCTATACCCTGTGGCCCGTGGTCGGCATCGGGATATCCAACAGCGTCTTCATCAACCTCGAGGGCCATAATCTCTGGGTGTATCTGTTGGCCGGGTTCATCGGAGTGACGGCCATGACCATCTTCTCCGACAACCGCCAGAGGCATCCATCCGATCGGAGGGGGAAGCATGCCTTCAACCCTTCGGCCCTCGGCATCCTCGCCGTCATCATGTTGTTCCCGAGCGCGGCTTCGACGGGGACCTGGGCGGAGCTGCCGTGGCTGCAGGCCCTGATCCTGCTCCTGGGCACCACGACCGTGCTGGTCAACCGGCGCTGGTGCCTGAGCTATTCCTATCTGCTGGGTTTCGCTCTCTGCTCGGTCCCTTACTGGGCGCTGTGCCGCTTCGGCGGGCTCGCGGATGCCCATGACTTATCGGTGTTGTTCTGGCCTTCGGTCATGACGGCTCCCAGCACCTTGATCTGGGCGTTCCATGTGATCAGCGACCCGGTCACTTCTCCCGACGGCAAGAAAGGTCAGGTCTGGTTCGGGCTCGCTACCGGAGCCGTGGACTTCGTATTGCGGGGGGTCCTGCACTCCATGCAGGCGGACGTGATCGCCTACATCTTCGTCCAGGCGGTCTACTGGTACTGGACCCAAAGAGCGGTCGCCGCTCCGGAAGCTCAGCTCGTCGCGGCCCCCAGCCTGGGGCGGGCCTAG
- a CDS encoding CRTAC1 family protein gives MKLLRDKRIWAVLLFAVLIAFGIRRGAIPLRGDAYAVYETARFQPTPERPHPGFSFADRRELLGKEFQEFRNQPHSWPWVSVEDFDHDGFEDLLLVYRSYQPSPSPNAYWFQLLRNNQGRGFTDVTEERGLGALQHSPDIKAAVFVDMDNDGWPDLFITRRGAPPLFFRNHGGRFTEDSSAVPDVPLGDGWGIALLDYDRDGYLDVYVYNYSAPSQKRKRDDFAFNNVGNTDRGGPHFLLHNDHGKRFAVVPGALGLSNHFHTQAVGVGDFDGDGFPDIYASNDFGFDQLFMNQSGKGFLNRTDALGYFRSSNSMSASVGDVHNSGKLDVFATNVIKPGLTYGFNRLWQNRSAAGALRFADEAQDSAVAKCGWGWGSQILDFDKDGWQDIVMVNGRHGRQKDSDYWYYYTEAQKVLPWAKQHGLTGYGLFGQAKSVAPGERDCLFLSNGGRSFVDVAKTVGLTDELNGRSLVWFDMDNDGQEDLVVGNAEASELLYVGHRDNPNQWLGLKLEGVKSNRMAYGAKLWLTTEKLRQMREIYTTNGFLSQSSPRLIFGIPAGDKFKELEIHWPSGAVQKLSGLRLNQYHRIKETL, from the coding sequence TTGAAGCTATTAAGGGACAAACGGATCTGGGCGGTCTTGCTCTTCGCCGTGCTCATCGCTTTCGGCATCCGAAGGGGCGCCATCCCTCTCCGCGGAGACGCTTACGCGGTGTATGAGACGGCCCGGTTCCAGCCGACTCCGGAGCGGCCGCACCCGGGATTCTCATTCGCGGACCGCCGCGAGCTCCTCGGAAAGGAGTTCCAGGAGTTCAGGAATCAACCTCATAGCTGGCCATGGGTCTCGGTGGAGGATTTTGACCATGACGGATTCGAGGACCTCCTCTTGGTCTATCGTTCTTATCAACCATCCCCCTCGCCCAATGCCTATTGGTTCCAACTGCTTCGCAACAACCAGGGGCGGGGCTTCACGGACGTGACGGAGGAGCGCGGCCTGGGGGCTCTGCAGCATTCTCCGGATATCAAGGCGGCCGTTTTCGTCGATATGGACAATGACGGCTGGCCGGACCTGTTCATCACTCGCAGGGGAGCCCCGCCGCTTTTTTTCCGCAATCATGGCGGGCGGTTCACCGAGGACAGCTCGGCGGTGCCCGATGTCCCGCTTGGCGATGGCTGGGGCATCGCTCTGCTGGATTACGACCGGGACGGCTATCTTGATGTTTATGTCTACAATTATAGCGCCCCGAGCCAGAAGAGGAAGAGGGATGATTTTGCGTTCAATAATGTGGGCAATACCGACCGCGGGGGACCGCATTTCCTGCTTCATAACGACCATGGAAAGCGATTCGCGGTGGTGCCGGGTGCCTTGGGACTGAGCAACCACTTCCATACTCAGGCGGTCGGCGTCGGAGACTTCGACGGTGACGGGTTCCCGGACATCTATGCCTCCAACGACTTCGGCTTCGATCAGCTTTTCATGAATCAATCGGGCAAGGGCTTCCTGAACCGGACGGATGCGCTGGGGTATTTCCGTTCCTCGAACTCGATGTCCGCTTCCGTGGGCGATGTCCATAACAGCGGCAAGCTGGATGTCTTCGCGACGAATGTGATCAAGCCGGGGCTCACTTACGGCTTCAATCGGCTGTGGCAGAACCGGAGTGCGGCGGGGGCTCTCCGTTTCGCCGACGAAGCGCAGGACTCGGCCGTGGCCAAATGCGGTTGGGGGTGGGGCTCCCAGATCCTGGATTTCGACAAGGACGGCTGGCAGGACATCGTGATGGTGAACGGCCGGCACGGCCGGCAGAAAGATTCCGACTACTGGTACTATTACACGGAAGCGCAGAAAGTCCTGCCTTGGGCTAAGCAGCACGGCCTGACCGGCTACGGGCTTTTCGGCCAGGCGAAATCGGTGGCGCCCGGGGAGAGGGATTGTCTTTTCCTCTCGAATGGCGGGAGGAGCTTCGTCGACGTGGCCAAGACCGTGGGGCTGACGGATGAGCTCAACGGCAGAAGCCTGGTCTGGTTCGATATGGATAACGACGGCCAAGAGGACCTCGTGGTGGGCAACGCCGAGGCCAGCGAGCTCCTGTATGTGGGGCACCGGGACAATCCCAATCAATGGCTGGGCCTGAAGCTCGAGGGCGTCAAGAGCAACCGCATGGCCTATGGCGCCAAGCTGTGGCTGACCACCGAGAAGCTGCGCCAGATGAGGGAGATCTATACGACCAACGGGTTCCTTTCGCAGAGCTCGCCGCGGCTGATCTTCGGCATTCCGGCCGGAGACAAGTTCAAGGAGCTGGAGATCCATTGGCCCAGCGGCGCCGTCCAGAAGCTGTCCGGACTGCGCTTGAATCAGTACCACCGCATCAAGGAGACATTATGA
- a CDS encoding amidohydrolase family protein — protein MRAARPGVSWLAALCLWSLAGAAPLRAQPRGPEEPFAWERLKSLWRGRIEATRGRGQAPLIDLESTYNDLTIDPQAFARRMDADGVTLSAMSPELFGEEISRYARVWPASVHRLVEAVPDHFIPVPNADLERVLRWSAQDPQKYLDDLFANILRDRYPMMGEFMVASYPSNDEYADFVSSSSVAAAAPEIHGFPIEGPLAERIFGFSQEHGIPFQIHYEVEDARLAPLERMLAKYPGAQVIWCHVGRVRRQERTRTYGPAYVRRLIQKYPNLYFDLSGNAPRVSYPGSPEFASRLWAPDRKHLEKDWARLIVDFPWRFLAGLDLGGDRMTLKGHVAGMRRLLDELPPQTREIVAYRAAWKLLFKEDL, from the coding sequence ATGCGCGCAGCCCGGCCCGGCGTATCCTGGTTGGCCGCCCTCTGCCTGTGGTCGCTGGCCGGAGCGGCTCCCCTGCGCGCCCAGCCGCGCGGCCCCGAAGAGCCCTTCGCTTGGGAGCGCCTCAAGAGCCTGTGGCGCGGCCGGATAGAGGCGACGCGTGGGCGCGGGCAAGCGCCCCTCATCGACTTGGAATCGACCTACAACGACCTGACCATCGATCCCCAGGCCTTCGCCCGCCGGATGGATGCCGACGGGGTGACCTTGAGCGCCATGTCCCCGGAATTGTTCGGAGAGGAGATCTCGCGGTACGCGCGCGTCTGGCCGGCGAGCGTGCACCGGCTGGTCGAGGCCGTTCCGGACCATTTCATCCCCGTGCCCAACGCCGATCTGGAGCGGGTCCTGCGCTGGTCCGCGCAGGACCCCCAGAAGTATCTGGACGACCTGTTCGCCAACATCCTGCGGGACCGGTATCCGATGATGGGCGAGTTCATGGTCGCCTCCTATCCCAGCAACGATGAATACGCCGACTTCGTGTCATCGAGCTCTGTGGCCGCGGCGGCCCCGGAGATCCACGGGTTCCCCATCGAGGGGCCGTTGGCGGAGCGCATCTTCGGCTTCTCCCAGGAGCACGGCATACCCTTCCAGATCCATTATGAGGTGGAGGACGCGCGGCTGGCGCCCCTGGAGAGGATGCTGGCGAAGTATCCGGGCGCGCAGGTGATCTGGTGCCATGTGGGGCGCGTGCGGCGACAAGAGCGGACCAGGACCTATGGTCCCGCCTATGTCCGGCGGCTGATCCAAAAGTATCCGAACCTCTATTTCGACCTGTCGGGAAATGCGCCGCGCGTGTCCTATCCCGGGAGCCCGGAGTTCGCGAGCCGTCTTTGGGCTCCGGATCGGAAGCATCTTGAGAAGGATTGGGCCCGTCTGATCGTTGATTTCCCCTGGCGGTTCCTGGCCGGGCTGGATCTGGGAGGGGACCGGATGACCCTGAAAGGCCACGTCGCCGGCATGAGGAGGCTCCTGGACGAACTGCCTCCGCAGACGCGGGAGATCGTGGCGTACCGGGCGGCCTGGAAGCTCCTGTTCAAAGAAGACCTCTAA